AATTGACGTTGAACTCCCCTTCGGCAAGCTCATATATCTTTTTTGTCAGCTTCTCCAGTTTCTTATCCATCTCGGCCGAGAGGGTGCCCAGGTACTCCCTGTCGATCGAAACACCGTTCATCTCCATGGTGGCCAGGACCTCTATGAGCGGCACCTCCACATCGTGGAAGAGGCCCGCAAGGTCCTTCTTCGATATCTCCTTCTCCAGCACCTCTTTAAGCCGCAGGGTGACGTCGCTGTCCTCGCAGCAGTAAGCCGAGACCTTATCGACATCCACCTGATCCATCGTGATCGCCTTCTTGCCCTTGCCGATCAGCTCCTCTATGGGCGTCGTCATCCTGTGGTTGAGATATTCGAGCGAGATGTCCTCCAGGTTATGGTTAAGTTTCGACGGGTTCAGGAGGTATGACGCCACCATCGTATCGAACGATATCCCCGCCAGGCGTATCCCGCAGTTCGCGAGGACTATGTATTCATACTTTATATTCTGCCCGATCTTCTTTATCTTCCCGTCTTCGAATAAAGGCTTCAGCTCACCCAGGATATATTCCGGCTCGAGGTCCTTATTGAAAGGGACATAATAGGCCTTGCCCACCTTCCAGGAGAACGATATCCCGACGAGCCGGGCGAGCACCGGGTCCTCGCTCGTCGTTTCGGAATCGAACGCGAACTCTTTCGCGCCCTTCAACTCGGAGACCAGCCTTTCGAACCGTTTCCGGTCATCGACCGTCTCGTAATCCGAATCGAGTTTCTCTTTGGGGGTCGCATCTTTCAGGAGCGACTTGAATTCCAGCTCCCTGAAGAGCTCTACCAGGTTCGGCTGGTCGGGCGCCTTAATTTCCATATCCTTGAAATCTATCTTCAGCGGGACCTCGGTATCGAGCACCGCGAGCTCTTTGCTGAGGCGGGCCATATCTATGTTATCCTTTATCATCTTCCGCTTGGCCTCGCTCTTGACCTTATCGATATTCTTGATGAGCGACTCGAAGTCCCCGAACTCCCTTATCAGCTCTATGGCCCCCTTCTCGCCTATTCCCTTGACGCCGGGGATGTTATCCGTAGGGTCGCCCATGAGGGCCATGATGTCCGTTATACCTTTGGGGCCGACGCCGAAATCTTCTTCGACCTTCCGGGCATCGTAGACAAAACCGTCCTTGTGGGTGCTCAGGACCTTTATGTGCGGGCCCACCATCTGCAGCGCGTCTTTGTCACCGGTCACAATGAACGTATCTATGCCGTGCCCTTCCGCCTTTTTGGCCAGGGTGGCCAGGACATCGTCCGCCTCATATCCCTCTATTTCGTAGATAGGTATATTATAAGCGCGCACCAGCTTCTTTATGTAAGGTATCTGGCTCGCCAGGTCGTCCGGCATCGGTTTGCGGTGTATCTTATACTCGTCAAACCGTTTGTGCCTGAACGTCGGCCCCTTAAGGTCGAATGCGACGGCCAGCATATCGGGCTTATGGTCTTTCACGATCTTGTTGAGCATCGTGATAAAACCGTATATGGCATTCGTAGGCTGGCCTTTGGAATTGGAAAGGGTCCGTATCGCGTAGAACGCCCGGTAACAGAACGAGTTCCCGTCTATCAGGTATAGTTGTTGTTTAGACATCAGCTGGCGAGTTTTCTAGGGATATTGCTTTCGATTGTGTTGAATCAACTTAACGGATATATACGGATATGTTTATCTAGAGGGTTTCCGGTTTGTTTGATATAAGTATACATTAACATATATATTTGTCAAGATAAAAAAGCACTGCATTGGAAAAACTAAATATTTTATTCCTTAACGGGGCCATGGGCCATTCCTCCGTCGGAGAGAGCCGCTATTTCTCACGATCATCCCTTCCGCGCCGCCGCTATTGTCACTATCGACAAGATATGCTATACTAAACAGGTGATACAATGAAAGAGCGTAGAAGGTTCCCCAGATACGACCACGCTATAGAAGTGAGATATTCCACCCCGGGAATAGCTGCAATAGAGGGCTACACAGTAAGTAAAAACATTTCGAGAGTCGGCCTTCGCATGCCCATAACGAGGATAGTGAAAGAGGGGGACGTGATAAACCTCGACATAGAGCCGAAGCACAAGGAAGGGCCTGTATCCGCTACCGGCAAAGTGGTCTGGACGAGGCCGATAAACCGCCTGGCCCGGCTGGAAATGGACGCAGGCGTAGAGTTCATAAAGATCGACCACAGCCGCGCAAACCGCCTCTTCGAGTCAGTTTATTAGTCGGCCTTCCCGCCTTTTTTCTTCAGATGATCCGATAAGTAGTTCCCCGTAAGATCATCGATATGCGATGTGAGCTCCTGCAGGCGCAGTTCCTTTTCGAAGCGCGCCTTCAACTCCTTCGGCGGCGCCGTGATCAGCTCGAACTGCACGCGCTTCCGCTCGTAGTAAGCGCGCCTCAGGTCGTCCAGTATGTCGTTCCTCAGCTGCACCATGAGGCGGGACCTGACGTCTATATTCGTCTGGTCGTCACTCCATATGAGATCCCCCAGTTCCCATGATACCGAGAGGTCCCATCCGCTCGATATCTCATCCGGTCCGGCGAAGACGTAGTCCCTGGTGGCGCTGGTATATATCTCGTAATTCGTCGAACTGTCATTATCCATCCCCGCGGAGACCTTCGGCAGGACCGCCCTCAGCCGCGACTCCCTTTTCCAGTCCTCTATCTTATCCGGGCTCACGTCCGCGAACCTGATCGCCGCCGCCTGCAGTTCCCTGAACGCCGGCTCCTCATCGAACCTCACCTCAAGCGTCTTGATGCTCTTCTCGACATCCGGGTAGTGGTCGGCCAGATAGTCGCCGCGCTCCATGCGGTACACCCCTTTGTCGGTCACCGCCCACAGGGACCGCGGGCTGACGATATCGAAGAGCACCTGCTTCGCGTCGATGCGGCCGTCGATCCCCTTATACAGCTCGCGCCATGCGCCGGTCGAAGGCGTGAATTCAAATACGCCCTTCGAGGTGGCGCAGTAGAGCTCCTCACCCTTCCCGGCGGGCAGTATATGATTTACGGCCCCGGAAAGTCCGGCCTCCGGGAAACCGGTCCATGTCGCGCCGTTGTCGCCGGAATAGAGTATCCGCCTGTCGAACCCGGCGTAGATCTTGCCGCCGGAGGAACTGATGCAATTGACGGATCCGTAGCGCGGCTCCTCTTCACGGCCGGCTGGGTCGATCGCGTCGCTCTCCCCGCCGCCTTCCTCCGGAACGCTCCGGACCAGGATACGGTTCCATCCGTCTTCCCCCTCCCCTCTTACGTACAACCCGCCTTCACACCCCGCATAGAGCATGCCCCTGTGGTAGGCAAGGCATCTTGCCGGAATGCCCTTTAGGTTGTAGCTCGTGTCACGCCAGCGCGTGCCGCCGTCTTCGGAGACGAATATGCCGTGTGACGTCCCGACGGCCACCTTCTCTCCCCCGGCGCCCGATGTCCCTATAGAAAGGACGTCGCTCCGGGAGGGCATGAACGACGAAAAGACCTTATCCCACGCCTTACCGCCGTCGGCGGACCTGAAGAGCCCCCTCTTCGTCCCCACAAATACGCTCTTCCCGCCGCCTGAAATACACCTTATCTCGTTCTCTCCCGACGGCACAAAGAATACAGGTTCCCACTTCTCCTTCATGTCGTATGCCACATATACTTCGTTCCTGGTGGCCAGGTAGAGACGCCGGTCGTCCATGACCATCCCCCTGGCGTCGGCGTTCCTTATCCAGCCGTCCTTCCCCGCCCATACCTCCTGCGCGGCCGCGGATCCGCCCTGAAAGGCGACGCATAAAAAACCCAAAGATAGTGTTATGACCGATCTCCTCATCTTAAGGCCCTCCTCATGGCAGAGGCGATGATATAACACTTTTCGTGAT
The genomic region above belongs to Candidatus Omnitrophota bacterium and contains:
- the polA gene encoding DNA polymerase I, which produces MSKQQLYLIDGNSFCYRAFYAIRTLSNSKGQPTNAIYGFITMLNKIVKDHKPDMLAVAFDLKGPTFRHKRFDEYKIHRKPMPDDLASQIPYIKKLVRAYNIPIYEIEGYEADDVLATLAKKAEGHGIDTFIVTGDKDALQMVGPHIKVLSTHKDGFVYDARKVEEDFGVGPKGITDIMALMGDPTDNIPGVKGIGEKGAIELIREFGDFESLIKNIDKVKSEAKRKMIKDNIDMARLSKELAVLDTEVPLKIDFKDMEIKAPDQPNLVELFRELEFKSLLKDATPKEKLDSDYETVDDRKRFERLVSELKGAKEFAFDSETTSEDPVLARLVGISFSWKVGKAYYVPFNKDLEPEYILGELKPLFEDGKIKKIGQNIKYEYIVLANCGIRLAGISFDTMVASYLLNPSKLNHNLEDISLEYLNHRMTTPIEELIGKGKKAITMDQVDVDKVSAYCCEDSDVTLRLKEVLEKEISKKDLAGLFHDVEVPLIEVLATMEMNGVSIDREYLGTLSAEMDKKLEKLTKKIYELAEGEFNVNSPKQLSVVLFEKLKLPVVKRTKTGISTDEEVLTKLASKHALPKILLEYRELAKLKSTYVDSLPELINPATGKVHTSFNQTVTATGRLSSSGPNLQNIPIKTDEGKKIRRAFITSGKDRVLISADYSQIELRVLAHLSGDKHLRAAFREGRDIHAFTAHLVFGVEEGEVTTEMRNMAKTVNFGIIYGMSPYGLSQGLGIEVEKAKEFIDAYFERYPDVREYLEGLIGYARENGFVTTILGRRRYIPEINSRDMRLRQFAERTAINTPIQGSAADIIKVAMIAIHERLEKKNPSSAMVMQVHDELVFDVPKRELDDVLPVIRDGMENVIKLDVPVEAHVEAGKNWLDMEGV
- a CDS encoding PilZ domain-containing protein; protein product: MKERRRFPRYDHAIEVRYSTPGIAAIEGYTVSKNISRVGLRMPITRIVKEGDVINLDIEPKHKEGPVSATGKVVWTRPINRLARLEMDAGVEFIKIDHSRANRLFESVY